The following proteins are co-located in the Macadamia integrifolia cultivar HAES 741 chromosome 3, SCU_Mint_v3, whole genome shotgun sequence genome:
- the LOC122074764 gene encoding probable choline kinase 2 — translation MAVTDDIVTNDHEDHLLGQVMEILRSLDSSLDDITESKSLQVIPLKGAMTNKVFQINWLKKTGEHKVLVRLYGEGVDVFFDRADEIQTFEYMSKHGQGPRLLARSPIGRIEEFIHARTLSASDMKDHEISALIAAKLREFNDLDMPGPRKVHLWDRMRNWVKKAKGLCSPEEVKEFCLDALDEEILELEKKLSADHQCVGFCHNDLQYGNIMIDEKTRSITIIDYEYAGYNPVAYDIANHFCEKAADYHSDKPHILDFSQYPDLKKRKSFVHVYLSSSGNEPRDHEVEQLLEDIEKYTLASHLLWRLWGIISDHVNKIVDFNYAELARQKFKQYWLQKSTILENSGPSSTVSIY, via the exons ATGGCTGTAACAGATGATATTGTCACGAACGACCATGAAGATCATCTCCTCGGACAAGTAATGGAGATTTTGAGGTCTTTGGATTCTAGTTTGGATGATATAACTGAATCAAAATCCTTGCAAGTGATCCCATTAAAGGGTGCAATGACCAATAAAGTTTTTCAGATAAACTGGCTGAAGAAAACAGGGGAGCATAAAGTTCTTGTTCGCCTTTATGGTGAAGGTGTGGATGTCTTCTTTGACCGTGCTGATGAGATCCAAACTTTTGAGTACATGTCAAAGCATGGACAGGGGCCTCGCCTTCTTGCGCGGTCTCCAATTGGTCGAATTGAGGAGTTCATTCATGCACGG ACGTTATCAGCTAGTGACATGAAGGACCATGAAATATCTGCTCTTATAGCAGCCAAGTTGAGGGAGTTCAATGATCTTGATATGCCAGGTCCAAGGAAAGTCCACCTCTGGGACAGAATGAG GAATTGGGTTAAAAAGGCTAAAGGTTTGTGTTCACCTGAGGAAGTCAAAGAATTTTGTTTGGATGCTTTAGATGAGGAAATCCTTGAATTGGAAAAGAAATTGTCTGCGGACCATCAATGTGTTGGATTTTGCCACAATGATTTGCAGTATGGCAACATAATGATCGACGAGAAGACAAGATCAATCACTATAATT GATTATGAGTATGCAGGTTACAACCCAGTTGCTTATGACATTGCTAATCACTTCTGTGAGAAGGCTGCAGATTATCATTCTGACAAACCTCATATTTTAGACTTTAGTCAATATCCAG ATTTGAAGAAGCGCAAAAGCTTTGTCCATGTATATCTTAGTTCTTCCG GTAATGAACCCAGAGACCATGAGGTGGAGCAGTTACTCGAAGACATTGAGAAGTATACTCTTGCAAGCCATCTGCTTTGGCGCTTATGGGGAATAATTTCG GACCATGTCAATAAAATCGTCGACTTTAATTACGCGGAGCTTGCAAGACAGAAGTTCAAGCAGTACTGGTTACAGAAATCCACAATCTTGGAAAATTCAGGACCCTCTTCCACTGTCTCAATTTACTAA
- the LOC122072622 gene encoding probable disease resistance RPP8-like protein 2, translated as MAEAVVSAIAGRLGDLLIQQAIFLVGVKDQVEDLRDELMWIQSFLEDADSRQDEGSLVSTWVSKIRHAAYDIEDIIDTYILMVADEDEKFTPRRTRFLGSLKRYACICQKGANLYTIGKEVEVVKNRIQKIGDEMTRYGINRKDGGSRGDRRSLSPQDRFQQLRRSSPQDDATLKDIFGLDKNIEKLVAELVRKEDRCHPICIAGMGGIGKTTLAMKVYNHEEVKHHFECRAWAYVSKDFSVKDIFKRLIKELKPNLSTEELLEMGLFSEVYLEEKLRELLKDCTYLVVLDDLWDLEAWESLNRAFPQQSKNKGRVILTSRNTKVAKESITHQLGTLNEMDSWKLFVVKAFGNDDCPPNLEESGKEMVKKCDGLPLAIVVLAGLLGEKSPQEWFIVRDRINQQPIMKEGRGKNNLEKILSLSYNDLPYQLKACYLYISLFPEDYEIIAEELIWLWVAEGFIRCQRDVTILEDVGREYLNELIDRNMLQVAYKDDLGKVCSCRIHDLLREFCISEGGENFLDHYSHASCSSLSSTTASSVRNSRRYAIHSGIGRYDFSNLSNSHLRTLLLFNLNRESLQQQQLESISNIRLLRVLDLSNVDLQGMMLPDALGKLIHLRYLRLSNTKAKVPSSIECLQSLQNLDLWGSNCHWSDIAIGALSKMTQLRHLLLDYKYWDGLDKEVVALPQIDSLTNLQTLRWVDALVWKQNDMTNLINLRDLMIINIKTSDVELVLSSITKLDRIQSLDLKLSAYQSTEYAFPTLVPLSRCHHLQALTLRGKMERLLEDPYHEFPPRLTELNLVYSRLGPNAMATLEKLPNLMSLYLHRSSYMGKKIVCSVQGFPQLRTLRTHHLETEEWEIKEGALPKLNRLCIENCYNLKKIPMGLRFVASLQVLEFYDMSEEFFDRFNRGEDAHEIGHIPSINARR; from the coding sequence ATGGCAGAAGCTGTAGTTTCCGCTATTGCAGGTAGGCTTGGGGACCTGCTCATTCAGCAAGCGATTTTCTTGGTTGGTGTGAAGGACCAAGTGGAGGATCTACGAGATGAGTTGATGTGGATACAGAGCTTCTTGGAAGATGCTGATTCAAGGCAAGATGAAGGCTCCCTAGTGAGCACCTGGGTATCAAAAATTAGGCATGcagcttatgacattgaggacATCATCGACACCTACATCCTCATGGTTGCAGATGAAGATGAGAAGTTTACTCCAAGAAGGACACGCTTCCTAGGTTCCCTTAAGAGGTATGCCTGCATTTGCCAAAAAGGGGCAAACCTTTATACTATAGGGAAGGAGGTTGAAGTGGTCAAAAATCGAATACAAAAGATCGGGGATGAAATGACAAGGTACGGGATTAATAGGAAAGATGGTGGCTCACGAGGAGATAGGAGGAGCCTTTCTCCACAAGATAGATTTCAACAACTGAGAAGATCCTCTCCTCAAGACGATGCTACTCTCAAAGACATTTTTGGGTTGGACAAAAACATAGAGAAATTGGTAGCAGAACTAGTGCGCAAGGAAGATCGATGCCACCCAATTTGCATAGCAGGAATGGGTGGCATTGGTAAGACAACTCTTGCCATGAAGGTTTACAACCATGAAGAAGTTAAGCACCATTTTGAGTGTCGAGCTTGGGCTTATGTATCAAAAGACTTTAGTGTCAAAGACATCTTTAAGAGACTAATAAAAGAACTCAAGCCCAATCTCAGTACTGAGGAACTGCTGGAGATGGGATTGTTTAGTGAAGTATATTTGGAAGAGAAGCTTCGTGAGTTATTGAAAGATTGTACATACTTGGTCGTACTTGATGACCTATGGGACTTGGAAGCTTGGGAGAGTCTAAACAGAGCATTTCCGCAGCAGAGTAAGAATAAAGGAAGAGTAATTCTTACCAGTCGCAACACAAAAGTTGCTAAAGAGAGCATCACTCACCAGCTGGGAACTCTAAATGAAATGGATAGCTGGAAGCTTTTTGTTGTTAAAGCGTTTGGCAATGATGATTGCCCCCCAAATTTAGAGGAATCGGGGAAAGAGATGGTGAAGAAGTGTGATGGTTTACCACTAGCTATCGTTGTGTTGGCTGGTCTATTAGGAGAAAAGTCGCCACAAGAGTGGTTTATAGTGAGAGACCGCATCAACCAACAACCAATAATGAAAGAAGGCCGAGGGAAAAATAACCTTGAAAAGATATTGTCTTTGAGTTACAATGATTTACCCTATCAATTGAAGGCATGCTATCTCTATATAAGCTTATTCCCAGAAGATTATGAGATCATTGCTGAGGAATTGATTTGGTTGTGGGTTGCAGAGGGTTTCATAAGATGTCAAAGAGATGTAACAATATTGGAAGATGTGGGTAGGGAATACTTGAATGAACTGATTGACAGAAACATGCTTCAAGTGGCATATAAGGATGACTTGGGGAAAGTTTGCTCTTGTCGAATCCATGACCTTCTAAGAGAGTTCTGCATTTCAGAAGGTGGAGAGAACTTTTTAGATCATTATTCTCATGCCTCCTGCTCGTCATTGTCTTCAACTACAGCTTCAAGCGTACGTAACTCACGAAGATATGCTATACATTCAGGGATTGGAAGGTATGATTTCTCCAACCTTTCTAACTCACATTTACGTACGCTACTGTTGTTCAACCTCAATCGAGAATCTCTTCAACAACAACAGTTGGAATCCATTTCAAATATTAGATTGTTGAGGGTGCTTGATCTATCAAATGTTGACCTTCAAGGTATGATGTTGCCCGATGCCCTTGGAAAGTTGATTCACTTGAGATACTTACGATTGTCTAACACAAAAGCAAAGGTACCATCATCCATAGAGTGCTTGCAAAGCCTACAAAACTTAGACTTATGGGGGAGTAATTGTCATTGGTCTGACATAGCTATTGGTGCTTTATCCAAGATGACACAATTAAGGCACTTACTTTTAGATTACAAATATTGGGATGGTTTGGACAAAGAGGTTGTTGCTTTGCCACAAATTGACTCTCTAACAAACCTCCAGACTCTAAGGTGGGTGGATGCCCTTGTTTGGAAACAAAATGATATGACCAATTTGATCAACCTCCGAGATCTTatgataataaatataaagacATCAGATGTGGAGTTGGTGTTGTCATCAATTACTAAGTTGGACAGAATTCAATCATTGGATCTGAAATTATCAGCCTATCAATCTACAGAGTATGCATTCCCAACGCTGGTACCTCTTTCTCGTTGTCATCACCTTCAAGCTCTGACCTTGAGGGGAAAGATGGAAAGGCTACTAGAAGATCCATACCATGAATTCCCACCCAGATTGACCGAATTAAACTTGGTGTATTCAAGGCTTGGGCCAAACGCAATGGCCACGTTGGAAAAATTACCCAACTTGATGTCCCTTTATTTACACAGAAGTTCATACATGGGGAAGAAAATAGTTTGTTCTGTACAAGGGTTTCCCCAACTCCGTACGTTACGCACCCACCACTTAGAAACAGAGGAGTGGGAAATCAAAGAAGGAGCATTACCAAAGCTTAACCGTCTATGTATTGAAAATTGCTACAATTTGAAGAAGATACCCATGGGATTGAGGTTTGTTGCCTCTCTCCAGGTGTTGGAGTTTTACGATATGTCTGAGGAATTTTTTGACAGATTCAATAGAGGAGAGGATGCTCATGAAATTGGACACATCCCCTCCATAAATGCCAGACGGTGA
- the LOC122073597 gene encoding putative UDP-rhamnose:rhamnosyltransferase 1, producing the protein MAKDLHVVLVPYAAFGHLLPFFHLSIALAKAGIHVSFISTPRNIQRLPKPPSELSAFINLVAFPLPVINSSSLPEGAEATVDVSSEKEVDLRAAYDLLCHPFKQFIANESPNWIGVDIFPHWVIDIANDFHVPVFCFSVFSAATMVFSGTPECFTGEGLKKIRPSPESLTTPPEWVTFPSSVAFRRGSEANGCYYMFYNGHLGERVSKVLKGCKAVAVHSCKEIEGDYLEVLKKIFQKPVIPVGLFPLDQPEQRDYGEEWLKTFNWLDQQKPKSVVFVGFGSTCKLSKDQVHEIAYGLELSNLPFLWSLIKPEDASEIADDVDILPPSFIKNTAGRGLVCMGWAPQVEILANPAIGGSMFHAGWGSVIENLRYGNRLIVLPLVFDQILNARLLVDKGLAVQVKQNEDGSFSRDAIAKCLRQAMASEEGNQIGLKAAEVAAAVVDHPTLHQEHIREFVQYLKNGVATQT; encoded by the coding sequence atggccAAAGATTTGCATGTAGTTCTGGTTCCATATGCCGCATTTGGCCACCTGCTTCCATTCTTCCATCTCTCCATAGCCTTAGCCAAAGCTGGGATCCATGTCTCCTTCATTTCTACACCTAGAAACATCCAAAGACTCCCCAAACCACCTTCAGAACTATCTGCTTTCATAAACTTGGTGGCATTTCCACTCCCAGTCATCAATAGCAGTTCCTTACCAGAAGGGGCCGAGGCCACCGTCGACGTTTCTTCAGAGAAAGAGGTGGACTTAAGGGCTGCCTATGATCTTTTGTGTCATCCCTTTAAGCAATTCATCGCCAACGAATCACCCAATTGGATAGGTGTTGATATCTTCCCGCATTGGGTGATTGACATTGCCAACGatttccatgtgccagttttCTGCTTTTCTGTCTTCTCGGCTGCCACCATGGTCTTTAGTGGGACACCGGAGTGTTTCACAGGAGAGGGCCTAAAGAAGATCCGTCCATCACCGGAATCCCTGACAACACCCCCTGAGTGGGTCACTTTTCCATCATCCGTGGCCTTCCGGCGTGGCTCTGAAGCCAATGGTTGCTATTATATGTTTTATAACGGGCATCTGGGTGAAAGAGTGAGTAAAGTTCTAAAAGGGTGCAAGGCTGTGGCTGTTCATAGTTGCAAGGAAATTGAAGGTGATTACTTGGAAGTACTTAAGAAGATTTTCCAGAAACCAGTTATTCCTGTGGGATTATTTCCACTGGATCAGCCAGAGCAAAGGGATTATGGTGAGGAGTGGCTTAAAACATTTAACTGGCTTGATCAGCAAAAACCCAAGTCTGTTGTGTTTGTTGGCTTTGGAAGTACATGTAAGTTGAGCAAAGATCAAGTTCATGAGATAGCTTATGGGCTAGAGCTTTCCAATCTTCCATTCCTATGGTCACTCATTAAACCTGAAGATGCATCTGAAATTGCCGATGATGTCGATATTTTACCTCCAAGCTTCATAAAGAACACGGCTGGCCGAGGTTTGGTGTGTATGGGATGGGCTCCTCAAGTGGAAATTTTAGCCAATCCTGCCATTGGAGGATCGATGTTTCATGCTGGGTGGGGTTCTGTGATAGAGAATCTTAGGTATGGTAATCGACTCATTGTGTTGCCTCTTGTTTTCGATCAAATATTAAATGCTAGGTTGTTGGTGGACAAGGGTTTGGCTGTTCAAGTTAAGCAAAATGAAGACGGGTCATTTAGTAGGGATGCCATTGCAAAGTGTCTGAGGCAAGCCATGGCCTCAGAAGAAGGGAACCAGATAGGCCTCAAAGCAGCAGAAGTCGCTGCTGCTGTTGTCGACCATCCGACCCTGCATCAAGAGCACATACGTGAGTTTGTCCAGTATCTGAAGAATGGGGTTGCAACACAAACTTGA
- the LOC122072621 gene encoding putative disease resistance protein At1g50180 yields MAQAVVSTVAGRLGDLLIQQAIFLVGVKDQVEDLRDELMWIQSFLEDADSRQDEGSLVSTWVSKIRHAAYDIEDIIDTYILKVADEDVLDRTRRRRQFLGSLKSYAYICQKGASLYTIGKDVEVVKTQIQKIGEEMKRYGIHRNDGGSRAGGDRRSISQQDRFQQLRRTHPQDDATLKDIFGLEENINKLVAELVCGEDRCSSICIAGMGGIGKTTLALKVFNHKKVKRHFKCRAWAYISKDFSVKDVFKRLIKEIKPNLSTEELQEMGVFSEEVYLEEKLRELLKDRRYLVVLDDIWDVEAWERLNRAFPRQSKKKGRVILTSRNRKVAKESIIHQLQTLNEMDSWKLFVVNAFGDDDSNYCPKNFETLGKEMVEKCGGLPLAITVLAGLLRGKSPQEWFKVRDRIHQQLMMKEGQGKNSLEKILSLSYSDLPYHLKACYLYIGLFPEDYVINVEQLILLWVAEGFIRCERDGTTLEEVAREYLNELIDRNMLQVVRQDDLGKVKNCQIHDLLREFCISKGGEENFLDYYPRHSCSSSSSTMASSVFNSRRYAIHSEIGRYDFSNLSNSHLRTLLSFNPNEESLQQQQLESISNIRLLRVLDLSNVDLQGMRLPNAFGKLIHLMYLRLSDTKAKLPSSIEGLQSLQTLDLRWSGCHWSDIAIDALSKLTQLRHLLLDHSYWNGLDREVVALPRFDTLTNLQTLNYVDSILWKQNEMTNLINLRHLYIEEIASNVDSVLSSVAKLERIQSLCLLLSTLDYGFPTLVPLSQCHQLRTLNLWGKIERLPRDPYHEFPPRLTELSLWFSSLGPNALATLEKLPNLMSLSLWERSYVGKKIECSTQGFPQLRILHTNRLDIEEWEIKEGALAKLNHLRIINCYKLKKIPMGLKFVVSLKVLELHYMFEEFWDRFDRGEDAHEIIHIPSIKTNRWSW; encoded by the coding sequence ATGGCACAAGCTGTAGTTTCCACTGTTGCAGGTAGGCTTGGGGACCTGCTCATTCAGCAAGCGATTTTCTTAGTTGGTGTGAAGGACCAAGTGGAGGATCTACGAGATGAGTTGATGTGGATACAGAGCTTCTTGGAAGATGCTGATTCAAGGCAAGATGAAGGCTCCCTAGTGAGCACCTGGGTATCAAAAATTAGACATGCTGCTTATGACATCGAAGACATCATCGACACCTACATCCTCAAGGTTGCAGATGAAGATGTTTTAGATCGTACTCGAAGaaggagacaattcttgggttCCCTTAAGAGTTATGCCTACATTTGCCAGAAAGGGGCAAGCCTCTACACAATAGGAAAGGACGTTGAAGTGGTCAAAACTCAGATCCAAAAGATTGGTGAAGAAATGAAGAGGTATGGCATTCATAGGAACGATGGTGGCTCACGAGCAGGAGGAGACAGGAGGAGCATTTCCCAACAAGATAGATTTCAACAACTAAGAAGAACCCATCCTCAAGATGATGCTACCCTCAAAGACATTTTTGGGTTGgaagaaaacataaataaattggTAGCAGAACTAGTGTGCGGTGAAGATCGGTGCAGCTCTATTTGCATTGCAGGAATGGGGGGCATTGGCAAGACTACTCTTGCCTTGAAGGTTTTCAACCATAAAAAAGTGAAGCGCCATTTTAAGTGTCGTGCTTGGGCATACATATCGAAAGACTTCAGTGTCAAAGACGTCTTCAAGAGACTAATAAAAGAAATCAAGCCCAATCTCAGTACAGAAGAACTACAGGAGATGGGGGTGTTCAGTGAAGAGGTATATTTGGAAGAAAAGCTTCGTGAGCTATTGAAAGATCGTAGGTACTTGGTGGTACTTGATGACATATGGGATGTAGAAGCTTGGGAGAGACTAAACAGAGCATTTCCTCGTCAGagtaagaagaaaggaagagtaaTTCTTACTAGTCGCAATAGGAAAGTTGCTAAAGAGAGTATCATTCACCAATTACAAACTCTAAATGAAATGGACAGTTGGAAGCTTTTCGTTGTTAATGCATTTGGTGATGATGATTCAAATTATTGCCCTAAGAATTTTGAGACGTTGGGGAAAGAGATGGTGGAGAAGTGTGGTGGTTTACCACTAGCTATCACTGTGTTGGCTGGTTTATTAAGGGGAAAGTCACCACAAGAGTGGTTTAAAGTGAGAGATCGCATCCACCAACAACTGATGATGAAAGAAGGGCAAGGGAAAAACAGCCTTGAAAAGATATTGTCTTTGAGTTACAGTGATTTACCCTATCATCTAAAGGCATGTTATCTCTATATAGGTTTATTCCCGGAAGATTATGTGATCAATGTTGAGCAATTGATTCTGTTGTGGGTTGCCGAGGGTTTTATAAGGTGTGAAAGAGATGGAACAACATTGGAAGAAGTGGCTAGGGAATACTTGAATGAATTGATTGATAGAAACATGCTTCAAGTGGTAAGACAAGATGACTTGGGGAAGGTTAAGAATTGTCAAATCCATGACCTTCTGCGAGAATTCTGTATTTCAAAAGGTGGAGAGGAAAACTTTTTAGATTATTATCCTCGTCACTCCTGctcctcatcatcttcaacTATGGCTTCAAGTGTATTCAACTCACGACGATATGCCATACATTCAGAGATTGGAAGGTACGATTTCTCTAACCTTTCTAACTCACACCTACGTACATTATTGTCCTTCAACCCCAATGAAGAAtctcttcaacaacaacaattggAATCCATTTCAAATATCAGATTATTGAGGGTGCTTGACTTATCAAATGTTGACCTTCAAGGTATGAGGTTGCCTAATGCCTTTGGAAAGTTGATTCACTTGATGTACTTGCGACTATCTGACACAAAAGCAAAGCTTCCATCATCAATAGAGGGCTTGCAAAGCCTACAAACTTTAGACTTAAGGTGGAGTGGATGTCATTGGTCTGATATAGCTATTGATGCTTTATCAAAGCTAACACAATTAAGGCACTTGCTTTTAGATCACTCATACTGGAATGGTTTGGACAGAGAGGTTGTTGCTTTGCCACGTTTTGACACCCTAACAAACCTCCAAACTCTAAATTATGTGGATTCCATTCTTTGGAAACAAAATGAGATGACCAATTTGATCAATCTTCGACATCTATATATAGAAGAAATTGCATCAAATGTGGATTCAGTGTTGTCATCAGTTGCCAAGTTGGAAAGAATTCAATCACTGTGTCTGCTATTATCAACTCTAGATTATGGATTTCCAACCTTGGTGCCATTGTCTCAATGTCATCAACTTCGAACTTTGAACTTATGGGGGAAAATAGAAAGGCTGCCAAGAGATCCGTACCATGAATTCCCACCCAGATTGACTGAATTAAGCTTGTGGTTTTCAAGTTTAGGGCCAAACGCACTGGCCACGTTGGAAAAATTGCCCAACTTGATGTCCCTTTCTTTGTGGGAACGTTCATATGTGGGGAAGAAAATAGAATGTTCCACACAGGGGTTTCCCCAACTCCGAATCTTACACACCAACAGGTTAGATATAGAGGAGTGGGAAATCAAGGAAGGAGCATTAGCGAAGCTTAATCATCTACGGATTATAAATTGCtacaaattgaaaaaaataccCATGGGACTCAAGTTTGTTGTCTCCCTCAAGGTGTTGGAGTTGCATTATATGTTTGAGGAATTTTGGGATAGATTCGATAGAGGAGAGGATGCCCATGAAATCATACACATCCCCTCCATAAAAACTAATCGTTGGTCATGGTAA
- the LOC122072623 gene encoding soyasaponin III rhamnosyltransferase-like, giving the protein MDKDLHVVLVPYAAFGHLFPFFHLSIALAEAGIRVSFISTPRNIQRLPKPPSELSAFINLVAFPLPVIDGSSLPEGAEATVDVSLEKEVDLRAAYDLLCHPFKKFIANESPNWIGVDVFPHWVIDIAANFRVPVFCFSVVSAATMVFRGPPECLTGEGLKKVRPSPESLTSPPEWVTFPSSVAFRRGAEANGSYYLYYNGHLGERVSKVLNGCKAVAVHTCKEIEGDYLEVLEKIYQKPVIPVGFFPLDQPEQRDYHDEEWLKIFNWLDQQKPKSVVFVGFGSTCKLSKDQVHEIAFGLELSNLPFLWSLIKSEEASEIVDDVDVLPPSFIKNTAGRGLVCIGWAPQVEILANPAIGGSMFHAGWGSVIENLRYGHRLIVLPLVFDQILNARLLVDKGLAVQVEQNEDGSFSRDAIAKCLRQAMASEEGNQIGLKAAEVAAAVNHPTLHQEHYISEFVQYLKNGVRAQN; this is encoded by the coding sequence atggaCAAAGATTTGCATGTAGTTCTGGTTCCATATGCAGCCTTTGGCCACCTGTTTCCATTCTTCCATCTCTCCATAGCCTTAGCTGAAGCTGGGATCCGTGTCTCCTTCATTTCTACACCTAGAAACATCCAAAGACTTCCCAAACCACCTTCAGAACTATCTGCTTTCATAAATTTGGTGGCATTTCCACTCCCTGTCATCGACGGCAGTTCCTTACCGGAAGGTGCCGAGGCCACCGTCGACGTTTCTTTAGAGAAAGAGGTGGACTTAAGGGCTGCCTATGATCTTTTGTGTCATCCCTTTAAGAAATTCATCGCCAATGAATCACCCAATTGGATAGGCGTTGATGTGTTTCCGCATTGGGTGATTGACATTGCTGCCAATTTTCGTGTGCCAGTTTTCTGCTTTTCTGTCGTCTCGGCCGCCACCATGGTCTTTCGCGGGCCACCGGAGTGTTTGACAGGAGAGGGCCTAAAGAAAGTCCGTCCATCACCGGAATCCCTGACATCACCGCCTGAGTGGGTTACTTTTCCATCATCCGTTGCCTTCCGGCGTGGCGCTGAAGCCAATGGCAGCTATTATTTGTATTACAATGGGCATCTGGGTGAAAGAGTGAGTAAAGTTCTAAATGGGTGCAAGGCTGTGGCTGTTCATACTTGCAAGGAAATTGAAGGTGATTACTTGGAAGTACTTGAGAAGATCTACCAGAAGCCAGTTATTCCAGTGGGGTTTTTTCCACTGGATCAGCCAGAGCAAAGGGATTATCATGATGAGGAGTGGCTTAAAATATTTAACTGGCTTGATCAACAAAAACCCAAGTCTGTTGTGTTTGTTGGCTTTGGAAGTACATGTAAGTTAAGCAAAGATCAAGTTCATGAGATAGCCTTTGGGCTAGAGCTTTCCAATCTGCCATTCCTATGGTCACTCATAAAATCTGAAGAGGCATCTGAAATTGTCGACGACGTTGATGTTCTACCTCCAAGCTTCATAAAGAACACGGCTGGGCGAGGTTTGGTGTGTATTGGATGGGCTCCTCAAGTGGAAATTTTAGCCAATCCTGCCATTGGAGGATCTATGTTTCATGCTGGGTGGGGTTCTGTGATAGAGAATCTGAGGTATGGTCATCGACTCATTGTGTTGCCTCTGGTTTTCGATCAAATATTAAATGCTAGGTTGTTGGTGGACAAGGGTTTGGCAGTCCAAGTTGAGCAAAATGAAGACGGGTCATTTAGTAGGGATGCCATTGCAAAGTGTCTGAGGCAAGCCATGGCCTCAGAAGAAGGGAACCAGATAGGACTCAAAGCAGCAGAAGTTGCTGCTGCTGTCAACCATCCAACCCTGCATCAAGAGCACTACATAAGTGAGTTTGTCCAGTATCTGAAAAATGGGGTTCGAGCACAAAATTGA
- the LOC122074390 gene encoding UDP-glycosyltransferase 91A1-like has product MACIYLPFNLRTSYPTASGNQQTTNTKLRPHLQQASNSEQFAAGEAISPTSERNPSLPPTFGFLILISLSLVLESIVGPPRATANGKPRGAATQRPTGTVINGISLPEGAEATVDVSSEKEDDLRAAYDILCHPFRQFIANESPNWIGVDMFPHWVIDIADNFRVPVFCFSVFSAATMVFSEPPECLAGKGLKKVRPSPESLTSPPEWVTFLSSVAFRRGAEANGSYYLYYNGHLGERVPKILNGCKAVAIRSCKEIEGDYLEVLEKIYQRPVIPVGFFPLDQPEQRDYGEEWLKTFNWLDQRKPKSVVFVGFGSTCKLSKDQVHEIASGLELSNLPFLWSLIKSEKASEIANDVDILPPSFRKNAAGRGLVCMGWVPQVEILANPAIGGSMFHAGWGSVIENLRYGHRLIVLPLVFDQILNARLLVDKGLGIQVEQNEDGHLVGMPLPSV; this is encoded by the exons ATGGCTTGTATATATCTCCCATTCAATCTACGGACGTCCTACCCGACAGCATCTGGAAACCAGCAAACCACCAACACCAAATTACGACCACATCTGCAGCAAGCTAGCAACAGCGAACAATTCGCGGCAGGCGAGGCGATATCTCCGACGAGCGA GAGGAACCCATCACTTCCTCCaacttttggttttttaatccttatttctctctctctcgttctgGAATCTATCGTTGGGCCTCCTCGAGCAACAGCAAACGGCAAACCCCGTGGAGCAGCCACGCAGCGACCTACGGGAACAG TCATCAACGGCATTTCCTTGCCGGAAGGTGCCGAGGCCACTGTCGACGTTTCTTCAGAGAAAGAGGACGACTTAAGGGCTGCCTATGATATTTTGTGTCATCCCTTTAGGCAATTCATCGCCAATGAATCACCCAATTGGATAGGCGTTGATATGTTCCCGCATTGGGTGATTGACATTGCCGACAATTTCCGTGTGCCAGTTTTCTGCTTTTCTGTCTTCTCGGCCGCCACCATGGTCTTTAGCGAGCCACCGGAGTGTTTGGCAGGAAAGGGCCTAAAGAAAGTCCGTCCATCACCAGAATCCCTGACATCACCGCCTGAGTGGGTGACTTTTCTGTCATCCGTCGCCTTCCGGCGTGGCGCTGAAGCCAATGGCAGCTATTATTTATATTACAATGGTCATCTGGGTGAAAGAGTACCTAAAATTCTAAATGGGTGCAAGGCTGTGGCCATTCGTAGTTGCAAGGAAATTGAAGGTGATTACTTGGAAGTACTTGAGAAGATCTACCAGAGGCCAGTTATTCCAGTGGGGTTTTTTCCACTGGATCAGCCAGAGCAAAGGGATTATGGTGAGGAGTGGCTTAAAACATTTAACTGGCTTGATCAACGAAAACCCAAGTCTGTTGTGTTTGTTGGCTTTGGAAGTACATGTAAGTTAAGCAAAGATCAGGTTCATGAGATAGCCTCTGGGCTAGAGCTTTCCAATCTGCCATTCCTATGGTCACTTATAAAATCTGAAAAGGCATCTGAAATTGCCAACGATGTCGATATTTTACCTCCAAGCTTCAGGAAGAACGCGGCTGGCCGAGGTTTGGTGTGTATGGGATGGGTTCCTCAAGTGGAAATTTTAGCCAATCCTGCCATTGGAGGATCTATGTTTCATGCTGGGTGGGGTTCTGTGATAGAGAATCTGAGGTATGGTCATCGACTCATTGTGTTGCCTCTGGTTTTTGATCAAATATTAAATGCTAGGTTGTTGGTGGACAAGGGTTTGGGTATCCAAGTTGAGCAAAATGAAGATGGTCATTTAGTAGGGATGCCATTGCCGAGTGTCTGA